The proteins below are encoded in one region of Mangifera indica cultivar Alphonso chromosome 7, CATAS_Mindica_2.1, whole genome shotgun sequence:
- the LOC123220268 gene encoding dynein light chain 1, cytoplasmic-like isoform X2, with the protein MSEDTKKSNGGALVVKTDSDDGKPTQPVSQSVKRIIIKSADMKDEMQQEAVDIAIAAFERNNVEKDVAERIKKEFDKRHGPTWHCIVGSNFGHGMSALHF; encoded by the exons ATGAGTGAAGACACGAAGAAAAGCAACGGCGGAGCTCTTGTCGTGAAAACCGACTCCGATGATGGGAAACCCACCCAGCCGGTGTCGCAATCTGTTAAAAGAATCATCATCAAGAGCGCCGACATGAAAGACGAAATGCAACAAGAAGCTGTTGATATCGCCATCGCA GCATTTGAGAGGAACAATGTAGAGAAAGATGTAGCAGAGCGAATAAAGAAGGAGTTCGACAAGAGACACGGACCCACTTGGCACTGCATCGTTGGTAGCAATTTTG